The following are encoded together in the Bos javanicus breed banteng chromosome X, ARS-OSU_banteng_1.0, whole genome shotgun sequence genome:
- the HCFC1 gene encoding host cell factor 1 isoform X3, which yields MASAVSPANSPAVLLQPRWKRVVGWSGPVPRPRHGHRAVAIKELIVVFGGGNEGIVDELHVYNTATNQWFIPAVRGDIPPGCAAYGFVCDGTRLLVFGGMVEYGKYSNDLYELQASRWEWKRLKAKTPKNGPPPCPRLGHSFSLVGNKCYLFGGLANDSEDPKNNIPRYLNDLYILELRPGSGVVAWDIPITYGVLPPPRESHTAVVYTEKDNKKSKLVIYGGMSGCRLGDLWTLDIETLTWNKPSLSGVAPLPRSLHSATTIGNKMYVFGGWVPLVMDDVKVATHEKEWKCTNTLACLNLDTMAWETILMDTLEDNIPRARAGHCAVAINTRLYIWSGRDGYRKAWNNQVCCKDLWYLETEKPPPPARVQLVRANTNSLEVSWGAVATADSYLLQLQKYDIPATAATATSPTPNPVPSVPANPPKSPAPAAAAPAVQPLTQVGITLLPQAAAAPPTTTTIQVLPTVPGSSISVPAAARTQGVPAVLKVTGPQATTGTPLVTMRPASQAGKAPVTVTSLPAGVRMVVPTQSAQGTVIGSSPQMSGMAALAAAAAATQKIPPSSAPTVLSVPAGTTIVKTVAVTPGTTTLPATVKVASSPVMVSNPATRMLKTAAAQVGTSVSSAANTSTRPIITVHKSGTVTVAQQAQVVTTVVGGVTKTITLVKSPISVPGGSALISNLGKVMSVVQTKPVQTSAVTGQASTGPVTQIIQTKGPLPAGTILKLVTSADGKPTTIITTTQASGAGTKPTILGISSVSPSTTKPGTTTIIKTIPMSAIITQAGATGRGLPRCAGEKAGVTSSAGIKSPITIITTKVMTSGTGAPAKIITAVPKIATGHGQQGVTQVVLKGAPGQPGTILRTVPMGGVRLVTPVTVSAVKPAVTTLVVKGTTGVTTLGTVTGTVSTSLAGAGGHSTSASLATPITTLGTIATLSSQVINPTAITVSAAQTTLTAAAGLTTPTITMQPVSQPTQVTLITAPSGVEAQPVHDLPVSILASPTTEQPTATVTIADSGQGDVQPGTVTLVCSNPPCETHETGTTNTATTTVVANLGGHPQPTQVQFVCDRQEATAALVTSTVGQPNGSVVRVCSNPPCETHETGTTSTATTAMSGIGGGPRRDIRLACAATTIPTVVRVSVTAGASEGAQVSIKPACQTRQTSATSTTMTVMATGAPCSAGPLLRPSVALEAAGRGATLLQLGPLSAQVRPGGEERSLAGLGPLVSVGRQLEVHHTHTTNTPTVARSAMGAGEPHELLGAPTLVYESSASASVTAAALEALLCPSAAVTQVCSNPPCETHETGTTHTPTTATSGGAAGQPEGGQQPPASRPCETHQTASTGTTMSVSLGALLPDAAPSHRTLESSLEVAVPPAVAPQAGASLLTPFPTQRVCSNPPCETHETGTTHTATTVTSNMSSNQDPPPPAGDQGEVESTQGDSVNIASSSPITTTVSSTLTRAVTTVTQSTPVPGPSVPISSVTETAPGALTTEVPIPATITVTIANTETSDMPFSAVDILQPPEELQASPGPRQQLPPRQLLQPASAPLVGDSAEVLSASQSPELQAAVDLSSTGDPSSGQEPASSAVVATVVVQPPPPTQSEVDQLSLPQELMAEAQAGTTTLMVTGLTPEELAVTAAAEAAAQAAATEEAQALAIQAVLQAAQQAVMAGTGEPMDTSEAAAAVTQAELSHLSAEGQEGQATTIPIVLTQQELAALVQQQQLQEAQAQQQQHHLPTEALAPADSLNDPTIESNCLNELAGAVPSTVSLLPPTATESLAPSNTFVAPQPVVVASPAKLQAAATLTEVANGIESLGVKPDLPPPPSKAPVKKENQWFDVGVIKGTNVMVTHYFLPPEDAVPTDDDSGTVPDYNQLKKQELQPGTAYKFRVAGINACGRGPFSEISAFKTCLPGFPGAPCAIKISKSPDGAHLTWEPPSVTSGKIIEYSVYLAIQSAQAGGETKSSTPAQLAFMRVYCGPSPSCLVQSSSLSNAHIDYTTKPAIIFRIAARNEKGYGPATQVRWLQETSKDSSGAKPASKRPMSSPEMKSAPKKSKADGQ from the exons ATGGCTTCGGCCGTGTCACCCGCCAACTCGCCAGCGGTGCTCTTGCAGCCCCGCTGGAAGCGAGTGGTGGGCTGGTCGGGTCCAGTGCCCCGGCCCCGCCACGGCCACCGCGCCGTGGCCATCAAGGAGCTCATCGTGGTGTTTGGCGGCGGCAACGAGGGGATAGTGGACGAGCTGCACGTGTACAACACGG CGACCAACCAGTGGTTCATCCCAGCTGTGAGAGGGGACATTCCTCCTGGGTGTGCAGCCTATGGCTTCGTGTGCGATGGGACACGCCTGCTCGTGTTTGGAGGGATGGTGGAATACGGGAAGTACAGCAACGACCTCTACGAGCTCCAG GCAAGCCGGTGGGAATGGAAGAGACTGAAAGCAAAGACGCCCAAAAATGGGCCACCTCCGTGTCCTCGGCTTGGGCACAGCTTCTCCCTTGTGGGCAACAAGTGTTACCTGTTTGGGGGTCTGGCCAATGATAGCGAGGACCCCAAGAATAACATTCCGAG GTACCTGAATGACTTATACATCCTGGAACTGCGGCCGGGCTCTGGAGTGGTAGCCTGGGACATTCCCATCACTTACGGtgtcctgcccccaccccgagAGTCTCACACTGCAGTGGTCTACACTGAGAAAGACAACAAGAAGTCCAAACTGGTGATCTATGGAGGGATGAGTGGCTGCAGGCTGGGGGACCTCTGGACCTTGGATATCG AGACTTTGACATGGAATAAGCCCAGCCTCAGCGGGGTGGCACCTCTTCCTCGAAGTCTCCACTCGGCCACGACCATAGGAAACAA AATGTACGTGTTTGGTGGCTGGGTGCCTCTCGTCATGGATGACGTCAAAGTGGCCACACACGAGAAGGAGTGGAAGTGTACCAACACTCTGGCTTGTCTCAACCTGG ATACCATGGCTTGGGAGACCATCCTGATGGATACGCTGGAAGACAATATTCCCCGGGCCCGTGCTGGCCACTGTGCGGTAGCCATCAATACCCGCCTTTACATTTGGAGTGGGCGTGACGGCTACCGAAAGGCCTGGAATAACCAGGTCTGCTGCAAGGACCTCTGGTACCTGGAAACGG AGAAGCCGCCACCTCCAGCCCGGGTACAGCTGGTGCGAGCCAACACTAACTCCCTGGAGGTGAGCTGGGGGGCCGTGGCAACAGCCGACAGTTACCTTCTGCAGCTCCAGAAATATGACATTCCTGCCACGGCTGCCACTGCCACCTCCCCCACACCCAATCCAGTCCCGTCTGTGCCTGCCAATCCTCCCAAGAGCCCTGCCCCAGCAGCAGCCGCACCTGCCGTGCAGCCGCTGACCCAAGTAGGCATCACGCTCCTGCCCCAGGCTGCTGCCGCGCCCccgaccaccaccaccatccaggTCTTGCCGACGGTGCCTGGCAGCTCAATCTCCGTGCCCGCCGCAGCCAGGACTCAAG GTGTCCCGGCTGTGCTGAAAGTGACTGGTCCTCAGGCTACCACGGGAACCCCGTTGGTCACCATGCGACCTGCCAGCCAGGCTGGGAAAGCCCCCGTGACTGTGACCTCCCTTCCCGCAGGCGTGCGGATGGTTGTGCCTACACAGAGCGCCCAGGGGACA GTCATTGGCAGCAGCCCGCAGATGAGTGGCATGGCTGCATTGGCAGCCGCGGCTGCTGCCACCCAGAAGATCCCTCCTTCCTCGGCACCCACGGTCCTGAGTGTCCCGGCTGGCACCACTATCGTCAAAACCGTGGCCGTGACGCCGGGCACCACCACGCTCCCAGCCACTGTGAAGGTGGCCTCCTCACCAGTCATG GTGAGCAACCCAGCCACTCGCATGCTGAAGACTGCAGCTGCCCAGGTGGGGACTTCCGTCTCTTCTGCCGCCAACACATCTACCCGTCCCATCATCACCGTACACAAGTCCGGAACCGTGACAGTGGCCCAGCAAGCCCAGGTGGTGACCACAGTGGTGGGTGGGGTTACCAAGACCATCACCCTGGTGAAGAGCCCCATCTCGGTCCCAGGAGGCAGTGCTCTG ATTTCCAatctgggcaaagtaatgtcagtGGTCCAGACCAAACCGGTTCAGACTTCGGCAGTCACAGGCCAGGCATCTACAGGCCCGGTGACTCAGATCATCCAG ACCAAAGGACCCTTGCCAGCCGGGACCATCCTGAAGCTGGTGACGTCTGCAGATGGCAAGCCCACTACCATCATCACAACCACACAGGCCAGCGGGGCAGGGACTAAGCCTACCATCCTGGGCATCAGCAGTGTGTCCCCCAGCACCACCAAGCCCGGCACCACCACTAtcattaagaccatccccatgtcGGCCATCATCACACAGGCGGGCGCCACGGGTAGGGGCCTTCCCCGGTGTGCTGGGGAGAAAGCAG GCGTGACTAGCAGTGCCGGCATCAAGTCACCCATCACCATTATCACCACCAAGGTGATGACTTCTGGAACTGGAGCCCCCGCCAAAATCATCACGGCTGTTCCCAAAATCGCTACGGGTCACGGGCAGCAAGGAGTGACCCAG gtggtgctgaaGGGCGCACCTGGCCAGCCAGGCACCATCCTCCGCACCGTGCCTATGGGGGGCGTCCGCCTGGTCACCCCTGTTACCGTCTCTGCTGTCAAGCCTGCTGTCACCACACTGGTTGTCAAGGGCACCACAG GCGTCACGACCCTGGGCACGGTGACAGGCACCGTCTCCACCAGCCTGGCCGGAGCCGGGGGCCATAGCACCAGCGCCTCACTGGCCACACCCATCACCACGTTGGGCACCATCGCCACCCTCTCAAGCCAGGTGATCAACCCCACTGCCATCACTGTGTCTGCGGCGCAGACGACGCTGACAGCGGCCGCTGGGCTTACCACACCCACCATAACCATGCAG CCTGTCTCCCAGCCTACCCAGGTGACTCTGATAACGGCCCCCAGCGGGGTGGAGGCCCAGCCTGTGCACGACCTCCCAGTGTCCATTCTGGCCTCCCCTACTACAGAACAGCCCACGGCCACGGTCACCATCGCTGATTCGGGCCAGGGTGATGTGCAGCCCGGCACCGTGACCCTGGTGTGCTCCAACCCGCCGTGCGAAACCCACGAGACGGGCACCACCAATACAGCCACCACCACCGTCGTCGCTAATCTGGGGGGGCACCCCCAGCCCACCCAAGTGCAGTTTGTCTGCGACAGACAGGAGGCCACTGCTGCTCTCGTGACCTCCACGGTGGGCCAGCCGAATGGCAGTGTAGTTCGTGTCTGCTCCAACCCGCCGTGTGAAACCCACGAGACCGGCACCACCAGTACAGCTACCACCGCCATGTCTGGCATCGGAGGCGGGCCGCGGCGAGACATCCGGCTCGCCTGCGCGGCCACCACCATTCCCACCGTGGTCCGGGTCAGCGTGACTGCCGGGGCGTCAGAGGGAGCTCAGGTTTCCATCAAGCCCGCATGCCAAACCCGTCAGACCAGTGCAACCAGCACCACCATGACTGTGATGGCCACCGGGGCCCCGTGCTCGGCTGGCCCACTCCTCAGACCAAGCGTGGCCCTCGAGGCCGCTGGCCGCGGTGCCACTCTCTTGCAGCTGGGGCCACTGAGTGCCCAAGTCAGGCCCGGTGGCGAGGAAAGGTCCCTTGCCGGCCTGGGCCCGCTGGTGTCTGTGGGGCGCCAGCTGGAAGTGCATCACACGCACACGACCAACACGCCCACTGTGGCCCGCTCCGCCATGGGTGCCGGGGAGCCCCACGAGCTGCTGGGGGCCCCCACACTTGTGTACGAGAGCTCAGCCAGCGCCTCTGTGACTGCCGCGGCCCTGGAGGCACTGCTGTGCCCCTCGGCCGCCGTGACCCAGGTCTGCTCCAACCCCCCGTGTGAGACCCACGAGACGGGCAccacccacacacccaccacGGCCACATCCGGAGGGGCTGCAGGCCAGCCAGAGGGCGGGCAGCAGCCTCCTGCCAGCCGGCCCTGTGAGACGCACCAGACCGCTTCCACTGGCACGACCATGTCCGTCAGCTTGGGCGCCCTGCTCCCGGATGCCGCCCCCTCCCACAGGACCCTGGAGTCCAGCCTGGAGGTGGCAGTGCCACCCGCAGTCGCCCCTCAGGCCGGTGCTTCGTTGCTCACTCCTTTCCCGACGCAAAGGGTATGCTCCAACCCGCCCTGTGAGACGCATGAGACAGGCACTACGCACACGGCCACCACTGTCACCTCCAACATGAGTTCCAACCAAG ACCCCCCACCGCCTGCCGGCGACCAGGGAGAGGTGGAGAGCACCCAGGGCGACAGTGTGAATATCGCCAGTTCCAGTCCCATCACGACAACAGTGTCCTCCACGCTGACGCGGGCCGTGACCACCGTGACACAGTCCACGCCAGTCCCAGGCCCTTCGGTGCCG ATCTCATCTGTGACTGAGACTGCCCCAGGGGCTCTGACCACCGAAGTCCCCATCCCGGCCACGATTACAGTGACCATAGCCAACACAGAAACTTCTGACATGCCCTTCTCTGCTGTTGACATCCTGCAGCCCCCAGAGGAGCTCCAGGCCTCTCCAGGGCCACGCCAGCAGCTTCCACCACGGCAGCTCCTGCAGCCTGCCTCCGCGCCCTTGGTGGGGGACTCCGCCGAGGTCCTGTCAGCCTCCCAGAGCCCTGAGCTCCAGGCCGCCGTGGATCTGAGCAGTACAGGGGACCCGTCTTCAGGCCAGGAGCCTGCCAGCTCGGCTGTGGTGGCCACCGTGGTGGTCCAGCCACCGCCGCCCACCCAGTCCGAAGTAGACCAGTTGTCCCTCCCCCAAGAGCTGATGGCCGAAGCCCAGGCGGGCACCACCACCCTCATGGTGACAGGGCTCACCCCAGAGGAGCTggcagtgactgctgctgctgaagcGGCCGCGCAGGCTGCAGCCACAGAGGAGGCCCAGGCCCTGGCCATACAGGCCGTGCTCCAGGCCGCACAGCAGGCTGTCATGG CAGGCACCGGGGAGCCCATGGATACTTCAGAGGCGGCCGCAGCGGTGACACAGGCAGAGTTGAGCCACCTGTCGGCCGAGGGCCAGGAAGGCCAGGCGACCACTATCCCCATCGTGCTGACACAGCAGGAGCTGGCTGCCCtggtccagcagcagcagctccaggaagcacaggcccagcagcagcagcaccacctgcCCACGGAAGCACTGGCCCCGGCTGACAGCCTCAATGACCCGACCATCGAGAGCAACTGCCTCAATGAGCTGGCCGGGGCTGTGCCCAGCACCGTGAGCCTGCTGCCCCCCACGGCCACTGAGA GCCTGGCCCCGTCCAACACATTTGTGGCCCCCCAGCCGGTCGTTGTGGCCAGCCCCGCGAAGCTGCAGGCCGCAGCCACCCTGACGGAAGTGGCCAATGGCATTGAGTCCCTGGGTGTG AAGCCAGACCTGCCACCGCCACCTAGCAAAGCCCCTGTAAAGAAGGAGAACCAGTGGTTTGACGTGGGGGTCATTAAGGGTACCAATGTGATGGTGACACACTATTTCCTGCCACCCGAAGATGCTGTCCCGACTGAT GATGACTCGGGCACCGTGCCCGACTACAACCAGCTAAAGAAGCAGGAGCTGCAGCCAGGCACTGCCTATAAGTTCCGCGTCGCCGGGATCAATGCCTGCGGCCGGGGGCCCTTCAGTGAGATCTCAGCCTTTAAAACGTGTCTGCCTGGCTTCCCAGGGGCCCCGTGTGCCATTAAAATCAGCAAA AGTCCAGACGGTGCTCACCTCACCTGGGAGCCACCCTCTGTGACCTCCGGCAAGATCATCGAGTACTCAGTGTACCTGGCCATCCAGAGCGCGCAGGCCGGTGGTGAGACCAAGAGCTCGACCCCGGCGCAGCTGGCCTTCATGCGGGTGTACTGCGGGCCCAGCCCCTCCTGCCTCGTGCAGTCCTCCAGCCTCTCCAACGCCCACATCGACTACACCACCAAGCCCGCCATCATCTTCCGCATTGCTGCCCGCAATGAGAAGGGCTACGGCCCAGCCACCCAAGTCAGGTGGTTGCaag AAACCAGTAAAGACAGCTCTGGCGCCAAGCCGGCCAGCAAGCGGCCCATGTCGTCTCCAGAAAT GAAATCCGCGCCAAAGAAATCGAAGGCAGACGGTCAGTGA